CCGGAAGCGGCTAGTTTTTCCAGCGCCTAAGAGTTCAGATCTGTAGCGATGATCAGTCATGTGTGCCCACActgtgacacattttttttttttcaaaaaaaaaatgctcaggCTGATTTATTTTGGGATTCAAAATATATTCTTGTTTATTTGGTGAAGGACAAAGTGACCATTATAAaacaaatgtataaatatatattgtaaatgatgacaaaaaataaaaatacataatcTCAAACATAATCTCTTTTACATTTATCCCATGCTTAACATGTCTGTAATttaccaaaatatgttacaatgatgttacatacatgtacataaatGAAGAAAACACTCTTTGACAATTCTATGGAAATCTACCTCCATCCAGAgtccattcattcatgttcTTTTCTATACTGTAAAAACCACTGTACACTGTGCAGTGGCAGGTAGAATTTGAAGCAATTGATGGAACTAACTGCACGTCAGAGACATAGGTTTTGTGTTTTAGGCAACTCTGGactagaaaaagaaaagatgtcaGGTCTTAACTAGTCCACAGTTAAAACCAGCTTCGTGGTCAGTGTGCTTTGGAGCTGAGGCATCTGCTTGTGGGTATTGTAGTCATGTATGCTGACTTCTTTGTTCACACGTGTAAGGATAGTCAGCAAGTTCTCCTTcctagaaaatagaaaaaacattaGACATTCACTTTGTTGAATAGCGCAGGAAGCCTTTTGGATAAACCCACCAAGGAAGACAAAGTGTAAACCTTACTTTGGGCAGCCTGATTCCAACGCCCTGCAGAGTGCCTGGATATAGATGGACCCGAACGTGGTATGACGGAATGATTTAAATTCCTCAACTGTTGACATTCCAATCAACACATCTGCCTCAACAGCAACAGACGGCTTATGGAGCAATGGGTTTGGAACGTCTTCCTCAAAGAGCTCATCCAGTTGCTCTTTAGGTCCATCCTCTACTATTTGGCCTTTTTGATACGCAACACCCTGGCACGCCTGAATGAAGAACAGCTTGGGCTTGCTGGTCAGTGTACGACAGGCAGTGAAAGGCCTGTAGAGTTTCTTGATTAGCACTTCTTCCCCATCTACACCCAGCACAGTGCGTTCCATCCCGTGGGAGAGAACGCAGACGACAAGAGCATCATAAGCAGAGTGGCTCTTGTCAGCATATTCTTGCACGACCGACTTCATGGCTTGACCAGTCAGGTCCTTCTTGACATTTACTATAAAGTGCAGCCTTTCGAATACTCTCCGCAAGTCctctgaaaggaaaaaaagagaagaatttTAAGAAAGGTTCTTGTGCAAAACACGTTTGTAGTGTACCTATTGTAGTGTACCTAATGTAACCTATACctaaaacatatacagtattcaTAAACAGCATATATATAATTG
The sequence above is drawn from the Clupea harengus chromosome 16, Ch_v2.0.2, whole genome shotgun sequence genome and encodes:
- the LOC105907355 gene encoding caspase-8-like; the protein is MKFLDEAQSTAVTRRKIEGTNDDGDLANLLLQAYEGDAVSKTEEIMRFIGCNLTASKLREDYPKKDLRRVFERLHFIVNVKKDLTGQAMKSVVQEYADKSHSAYDALVVCVLSHGMERTVLGVDGEEVLIKKLYRPFTACRTLTSKPKLFFIQACQGVAYQKGQIVEDGPKEQLDELFEEDVPNPLLHKPSVAVEADVLIGMSTVEEFKSFRHTTFGSIYIQALCRALESGCPKKENLLTILTRVNKEVSIHDYNTHKQMPQLQSTLTTKLVLTVD